A stretch of DNA from Acinetobacter sp. C26M:
CATCCAAAGCGAGTTTATAAAACTTCACTTGCTCTGCCGATAACTCTTTAGCTCCAACACCTTTGTTCTGTTCCAACTGTAACTGTAGCTTTAATAAATAAAACAAATCCTGCTGTTCATAGGCCTGACTCGCCTGCTGAAACAACTCGGTTTTTTCTTCTTTTTTGGACTCGTCTTGCTCACGGTCAGGATGAATCATGGCAGCAATTTTTAAATAAACCGTTTTCAACGATTGCGCTGCCATCTGCTCAGCTTGTTCTCTTTTCTGCTGTTGTCGAAGTTGCTTGGCCTCTTCCCGTGCCTGTTGCTGCTCGGCAGCATATTGCTCAAAATCATCCTCTTCTGATTCTTCACTTTGCTCAGAACTTTCATTAACTTCAAACTTAGCTGACTGTACTTTTTTATTCTTTTTAACCAATTGCTGAGCATGTTGCTGATAAAAAGTGTCAATCTGCTTGACCAACTTTAACTGTTCATCCTTCAACATTTTGGAACGCTTTAACATTTGGGCAAGCTGAGCAATTTTTTCATCCAATTGCTGCATATTAGTTTTGGAAAACTCATGCTGCTGTAA
This window harbors:
- a CDS encoding molecular chaperone DnaJ; amino-acid sequence: MSFDLKVSLKQRAEPSSQQKKLNRLIDQIEQQKISLAKWQNAQAEIQQHTRQKLMPVYTELHEVLFQQLDQLWTLLQQHEFSKTNMQQLDEKIAQLAQMLKRSKMLKDEQLKLVKQIDTFYQQHAQQLVKKNKKVQSAKFEVNESSEQSEESEEDDFEQYAAEQQQAREEAKQLRQQQKREQAEQMAAQSLKTVYLKIAAMIHPDREQDESKKEEKTELFQQASQAYEQQDLFYLLKLQLQLEQNKGVGAKELSAEQVKFYKLALDAQSQQLESQIEEILDSFQLAKKVKAEHLHISDVYKAIDADCAELKQQLKWEKERLKHMKKVSGVEMLLGHGAL